AATGCACCTCGGGGGCGAGGTAGTAGGTCAGCTGATGGTTGTGGACCAGATCCTCGAACTGCCGCACCGTCGGCACCGGGTCCTCGGAGGTGAATCCGCCGATCGCGAGGACCGGTGTGCGACTGGCCAATTCGAGCCCCGCGGCCGGCCCGGACCGATCGATGGCCGCCGACCAGGTCGTCGACGTCGCGCGGAGCATGGCCACCAGCCGGGGATCGGCGTCCTCGCCGCCCATCAGCATGCCCATCTGCCGGCGGAGCGGGTTGAGCGCCCCGGGCAGTTGCGGGCGGTCGGGACCCACCACCGGGCTTCCGCCGGTGTGCGACTGCGGCAGCGTGGTCACCGCATAGGCCGACGTGCCGGCCAGTCCCGCCAGCACCCCGGCCACCACCAGCACCGTGACCACTCGCCGCGGTGCGCGCCGCGAACGGAACGGCACCGTCGTGACCACCAATCCGGCGCCGGCCACGACGGTGACCGCCAGGATCGCCCAGTGCAGCCAGGGCTGCCAGTCCGGATTGCGATCCAGCAGTACGAATCCCCAGATTCCCGTCGCGAGGATGAGCCCGGCCGCGCCGACGCGCCCCCGGACGTGATCGCGGCAGCGCCACACCTCGGCCAGGCCGAGCACGAAGCTGCCCACCACAGCGGGCGCGACGGCCAAGGTGTAATAGGCGTGCATCCCGCCCTTCATGGCCGAGAAGGCGATCCCGTCGATCAGCAACCACAGGCCGAAAACCAGTGCCGCGCCACGGAACACGTCCGTGCGCGGATACCGCCACCGAGCCACGACGACGATGAGGAATCCGAGCACGGCCGCCGGCAGCAGCCACGAGATCTCGAATCCGATCTCCCCGGTGAACAGTCGCTCCGGACCCGATCCGAAGCCGCCGAAGCCGCCGTGCGCGCTGCGCGGCAGCTCGTAGCCCGCGGGCAGTTGGAAGGGTTTGCGCCCCTGGTGGTTGTGACCGAGGTAGCGGGCGAATCCGTTGTAGCCCAGCACCAGATCCATGAACGTGTTGTCCTTGGATCCGGCGAGATACGGACGCGTGCCGGCCGGCCACAGGATCGTCAGCAGGACATACCAGCCCGACGACAGCAGCAGTGCCACTGCCGCGCCCAGCAAATGCGCGATGCGTCTGCCCAGGGTTGCCGGGGCGACCACCAGGTAGGCCAAGCCCAGTGCCGGCAGCACCATCAGGCCCTCGAGCATCTTGGCCAGGAAGGCGAAACCCAGCGCGACTCCGGCCAGCGCCAGCCAGCGCGGGTTCGCCCGGCCCAGGGCGCGGACGGTGCAGTAGGCGGCCGCGGTCATCAGCAGCACCATCACCGCGTCCGGATTGTTGAACCGGAACATCAACGCCACCACCGGTGTCACGGCCAGCAGCAGCCCGGCCAGCAGGCCCGCGCCACGACTGCCGGTCGCGCGGGTGATGGATGCGTACATCAGCGCGACCGCGCCGACCGCCATCACCGCCTGCGGAACCAGCATCGACGCACTGGAGAAGCCGAACAGTTGCCCGGACAGCCCCATCACCCACTGGGAGACCGGAGGTTTGTCGACGGTGATGAAATTCGCCGGATCCAGCGATCCGAACAGCAGGGCCTTCCAGTTCCGCGACCCCGACCAGGCCGCCGCGGCATAGAACCCGTTGCCCATCCCGTTGACGGTGATGTTCCACAGGTAGGCGGCCGCGGTGGCCAGCAGCAGCAGCGCCAGGGCGATCCGGTCCCGGCGCCGCGGCGGCGGTAGTAGCCGCGAATCCGGTGGTGGAGGCGGAGATTCCGACGATACGGGCATGGCGGTGTCGGCAGTCGTCACTGTCACCGCGGGAGCCTCTCAGCCGATCCGGTGACCACCCTGTCGGAAACCTTGGAGCTTTCTGTGAATGCCGCTCGCGGCCGCCGCGATCAGTACCGGCCGAACAGCACCGCCGCGTTGTGACCGCCGAACCCGAAGGAATTGTTCATCGCGAACTCGACATCGGCGTGGCGTGGCTTGTCGTGCACGATGTCGAGGTCGACCTCGGGATCCTGGTTGTCGAGATTGAGCGTGGGCGGGATGACCTGATCGCGCAGGGTCAGAACCGAGATCGCGGCCTCGAGCGCGCCGACCGCGCCCACCGAATGGCCGAGCGCCGACTTGGGCGCGTAGACCGACGGATGTGTGCCGATGGCCGCGGCGATGCCCTTGGCCTCGGCGAGATCGCCGATCGAGGTGCCGGTGGCGTGGGCGTTGACGTGATCGACATCGGCGGCGGTGACGCCCGCGGTCTCGATCGCCCGCCGCATCGCCCGCGCGCAGCCCAGGCCCTCGGGGTCCGGTGCGACCAGGTGATAGCCGTCGGCGGTGAGTCCGGCGCCGAGCAGCCGGGCCAGCGGCGTCGCCCCGCGGGCCAGCGCGTGCTCTGCCGATTCCACCAGCAGCAGTGCCGCGGCCTCACCGAAGACGAAACCGTCGCGGTCGCGGTCGAACGGGCGCGACGCGCGTTCGGGCTCGTCGACTCGCGAACTCAGCGCCCGCGCCATGGTGAAGCCGGCGATCGCCATCGGATTGATGTAGCCCTCGACGCCGCCGGCGACGACCATATCCGCCTCGCCCAGCACGATCGAGCGCCAGGCGTGCACCAGGGCCTCGTTACCCGACGCGCACGCCGACACCGGGGTCACCAGGCTCGCCCGGGCGCCGATCTCGAGTCCGACCACGCCGGAGACGCCGTTGGGCATGCTCATCGGCACCGCGAACGGTGAGACCTTGCGGTAGCCGTGCTCACGCATCGCGTCGTTCGCGTCGACGATGGTGTCGGCGCCGCCGAGTCCGGTGCCGATGCACACGCCCAGACGATCCTTGTCCACCTCGGGAGTGCCGGCGGTGTCCCACAGCCGCTTGCCCATGGCGTACGACATCTGCTGGACGTAGCACATGCGACGCTTGCGAACCCGGTCCAGATCGCTGGTGGGGTCGTGAATCAGTTTGCCGCCGATGGCATTCGGCAGGTTGTGACGGGTGATGTCCTCGTCGGTGAGAACCTTGATGCCGCTGGTCCCGGAAAGCAGGGCCTGCCAGGTGCTCTCGGTGTCGGAGCCGATGGAGGTGGTGATCTCCACGGCGGTGACGACTACTTCGCGGAACCCGCCGTTGCGGGTGCTGAAACTGGTGTCGAGCGTGCGCACGTTCGTCGATTCCTCACTGTCGGTCCCTCTGATCCCCAGACACGAAACGGCCGCACCCGCGCGGCCGCCGGTGACCTCGCCGTCGCCGGTGCCGTCCCGCCGTCGACCGGCAGGCGGTGCGCCTCGGTCAGCCTAGCCCCCCGCGGCCCGCGCGAGGGCCGGTCCGAGGGGATGCCAGCAGTTAACCGGTGGCGTACCGTTGAATGTCACGGATGTTTGCTCCGTACACGGCGCGAGCGTCCGGGCCGGGCTAGGGAAGGGGTGCCCGAGATGAACATTCACGCTGTACACGAGATCTTTACTGCTCAGCTGGACAATGTCGGGCCACAGGCTCCACCGGGGACGGGGGTGACGCGGGTCGTGTTGCGCAATCTGCTCTGGCTGCATTTGCTGGCGACCCTTGTCGCGGTCGGTTGCTGGATTCATCTGGCCGCTCGGCGCGGTGTGGCGCGGGCCAAGGTGTCGAGTGTGGCCGTGGGCGTGCTGATTCTGGGGCTTGCCACCGCGGGGGCCGGTGAGATTCTCGGCGCGGCGATGCATTGACCGCCCCGCGCCTAGACGTAACCAGAAATAACACGTAATCTTCGGGTATCCGGACGGCGAGGTCCGGGCTTCACATTCGGACGAAACGGATACCTCAATGGCGCGGCATGTCGACGTGTTGATCATCGGTGCGGGACTGTCCGGAATCGGGATGGCCTGCCATCTCAGCCGGGAGAACACCGGACGCAGCTACGCGATCCTCGAACGGCGTGACGCGGTCGGCGGCACCTGGGACCTGTTCCGCTACCCGGGCATCCGCTCGGACTCCGACATGCTCACCTTCGGCTACGGATTCCGGCCGTGGCTGGGCACCAAGGTCCTCGCCGACGGCCCGCACATCCGCCAGTACATCGCCGAAACCGCCGAGGAGTACGGCGTCACCCGCCATATCCGATTCGGCCGCAAGGTCGTGACCGCGAGCTGGTCGAGTGCCGAGCAGCTGTGGAGCACCCAGGCCGTCGACGAGCGCACCGGCGATACCGAGACCTACACCAGCAATTTCCTGGTCGGCTGCACCGGCTACTACGACTACGACAAGGGCTTCCGGCCCGAGTTCCCCGGTGAGGAGAACTTCGCCGGCCGGATCGTGCATCCGCAGCACTGGCCCGAGGACCTGGACTACCGGGGCAAGCGGGTCGTGGTGATCGGCAGCGGCGCCACCGCGATCACACTCGTGCCCGCCATGAGCGAGGACGCCGCACACGTCACCATGCTGCAGCGCTCGCCCACCTACATCGCCCCGCTACCGGCCGACGATCCCGTCGCGGTCGGCATGCAGAAGGCCAAGCTGCCCGCCGCGCTGGCCTACAAAACGGGCCGAGCCCGCAATATCGCGCTGCAGCGGGCCAGTTTCGCGCTCTCGCGCAGCAATCCGGCGCTCTCGCGCAAGCTGCTGCTGCAGGCCGTGCGCCTGGCAGTCGGGCCGGACGTCGACATGCGTCACTTCAGCCCCAGCTACAACCCCTGGGATCAGCGGCTGTGCATCGTTCCCAACGGTGATCTGTTCCGGGTGTTGCGCAGCGGGCGGGCCTCGATCGTCACCGATCGCATCGCCTCGTTCACCGAAACCGGCATCCGCCTGGAATCGGGGGAGGAACTGCCCGCCGACATTGTGATCAGCGCGACCGGTCTCAACATCCAGATGCTGGGCGGGGCGAGTCTCGAGGTCGACGGTGAGGCGCTGGCCACCCGGGACCTGGTGGCCTACAAGGGCGCGCTGATGAGCGGGC
The genomic region above belongs to Nocardia spumae and contains:
- a CDS encoding ArnT family glycosyltransferase, whose product is MTVTTADTAMPVSSESPPPPPDSRLLPPPRRRDRIALALLLLATAAAYLWNITVNGMGNGFYAAAAWSGSRNWKALLFGSLDPANFITVDKPPVSQWVMGLSGQLFGFSSASMLVPQAVMAVGAVALMYASITRATGSRGAGLLAGLLLAVTPVVALMFRFNNPDAVMVLLMTAAAYCTVRALGRANPRWLALAGVALGFAFLAKMLEGLMVLPALGLAYLVVAPATLGRRIAHLLGAAVALLLSSGWYVLLTILWPAGTRPYLAGSKDNTFMDLVLGYNGFARYLGHNHQGRKPFQLPAGYELPRSAHGGFGGFGSGPERLFTGEIGFEISWLLPAAVLGFLIVVVARWRYPRTDVFRGAALVFGLWLLIDGIAFSAMKGGMHAYYTLAVAPAVVGSFVLGLAEVWRCRDHVRGRVGAAGLILATGIWGFVLLDRNPDWQPWLHWAILAVTVVAGAGLVVTTVPFRSRRAPRRVVTVLVVAGVLAGLAGTSAYAVTTLPQSHTGGSPVVGPDRPQLPGALNPLRRQMGMLMGGEDADPRLVAMLRATSTTWSAAIDRSGPAAGLELASRTPVLAIGGFTSEDPVPTVRQFEDLVHNHQLTYYLAPEVHLPDAWKVPDHGRSPDARGPRGAPGPAAPNDEQGTWHPVGDTDIYAWVCAHYTARHLGSMEVFTLTEGS
- a CDS encoding KasA/KasB family beta-ketoacyl-ACP synthase is translated as MRTLDTSFSTRNGGFREVVVTAVEITTSIGSDTESTWQALLSGTSGIKVLTDEDITRHNLPNAIGGKLIHDPTSDLDRVRKRRMCYVQQMSYAMGKRLWDTAGTPEVDKDRLGVCIGTGLGGADTIVDANDAMREHGYRKVSPFAVPMSMPNGVSGVVGLEIGARASLVTPVSACASGNEALVHAWRSIVLGEADMVVAGGVEGYINPMAIAGFTMARALSSRVDEPERASRPFDRDRDGFVFGEAAALLLVESAEHALARGATPLARLLGAGLTADGYHLVAPDPEGLGCARAMRRAIETAGVTAADVDHVNAHATGTSIGDLAEAKGIAAAIGTHPSVYAPKSALGHSVGAVGALEAAISVLTLRDQVIPPTLNLDNQDPEVDLDIVHDKPRHADVEFAMNNSFGFGGHNAAVLFGRY
- a CDS encoding flavin-containing monooxygenase, producing the protein MARHVDVLIIGAGLSGIGMACHLSRENTGRSYAILERRDAVGGTWDLFRYPGIRSDSDMLTFGYGFRPWLGTKVLADGPHIRQYIAETAEEYGVTRHIRFGRKVVTASWSSAEQLWSTQAVDERTGDTETYTSNFLVGCTGYYDYDKGFRPEFPGEENFAGRIVHPQHWPEDLDYRGKRVVVIGSGATAITLVPAMSEDAAHVTMLQRSPTYIAPLPADDPVAVGMQKAKLPAALAYKTGRARNIALQRASFALSRSNPALSRKLLLQAVRLAVGPDVDMRHFSPSYNPWDQRLCIVPNGDLFRVLRSGRASIVTDRIASFTETGIRLESGEELPADIVISATGLNIQMLGGASLEVDGEALATRDLVAYKGALMSGLPNAMMIIGYTNASWTLKADLAAEYFCRLLNHMKARGYSTFVAVAEEADRAPESMMGGALTSGYIARGDAVMPRQGRRGPWKVINNYYRDRALLRKADLEDGILRFGTRSTAARPAAESRSA